The Magnolia sinica isolate HGM2019 chromosome 10, MsV1, whole genome shotgun sequence genome includes a window with the following:
- the LOC131258049 gene encoding uncharacterized CRM domain-containing protein At3g25440, chloroplastic-like isoform X1, translated as MAFLSPFLHRKRFPSIRFHLSTSIRDSLMQLNSVDGTVPSLSSVPRTTFFSHFSTYLCPYVKHYKAFPSCVYPPSSCFSISRSYIYKYRSVLLKWQHCSFTSNALVTLKADNDVVRFCLDKPAVEREGRTKGKNTQKRKKMSKKAKVNELRFYRLKAKKKMTSPNPEVRIRYKLEKAKRKEEWLIEKLRKFEVPKAPEEIYDPEILTEEELFFLKRTGEKKKNYVPVGRRGVFGGVVLNMHLHWKRHETVKVVCKPCRPGQVHEYAEELARLSKGIAIDIKANNVIIFYRGKNYVQPEVMSPPDTLSKSKALEKYKFEQSLEHTSEFIEKLEKELEDYHRHIALYRKGKEAAAENPTTNI; from the exons ATGGcttttctctctccatttctccACCGGAAACGGTTCCCTTCGATCCGTTTCCATCTCTCTACTTCAATCAG GGACTCATTGATGCAGCTCAATAGTGTAGATGGAACTGTGCCAAGCCTCTCGTCTGTACCAAGAACCACATTCTTCTCGCATTTTTCAACGTATTTATGCCCATATGTGAAACACTACAAGGCATTCCCCTCCTGTGTATATCCTCCATCTTCCTGTTTTTCAATATCAAGATCATATATATACAAGTACCGTAGTGTTCTGCTGAAGTGGCAACACTGTAGTTTTACGAGCAATGCATTAGTGACGCTGAAGGCAGACAATGATGTTGTCAGATTTTGTCTTGATAAACCAGCTGTTGAACGTGAGGGTCgaacaaaagggaaaaatacacaAAAGCGGAAGAAGATGTCCAAAAAAGCGAAAGTAAATGAACTCAGGTTTTATCGTCTAAAGGCAAAGAAGAAGATGACATCACCGAATCCAGAAGTTAGGATTAGGTACAAGCTTGAAAAG gctaaaagaaaagaagaatggtTGATTGAGAAACTAAGGAAATTTGAGGTCCCCAAAGCTCCAGAAGAAATATATGATCCAGAAATACTGACCGAGGAGGAGCTGTTTTTCCTCAAGCGTACAGGTGAGAAAAAGAAGAACTATGTACCAGTTGGGAGACGCGGAGTATTTGGGGGTGTAGTTCTTAACATGCATCTTCACTGGAAGAGGCATGAAACTGTGAAGGTTGTTTGCAAGCCCTGCAGACCTGGACAGGTACATGAATATGCTGAGGAGCTAGCGCGGCTGAGTAAAGGCATTGCGATTGATATCAAAGCCAACAATGTTATAATATTCTACCGTGGAAAGAATTACGTACAGCCGGAGGTGATGTCACCTCCAGACACACTATCTAAGAGTAAG GCATTGGAGAAATATAAGTTTGAGCAGTCCCTTGAACACACAAGCGAGTTCATTGAGAAGCTGGAGAAGGAGTTGGAAGACTACCATAGGCACATTGCTCTCTACAGAAAGGGTAAAGAGGCTGCTGCCGAAAATCCCACAACTAATATCTGA
- the LOC131258049 gene encoding uncharacterized CRM domain-containing protein At3g25440, chloroplastic-like isoform X2 gives MPICETLQGIPLLSVEREGRTKGKNTQKRKKMSKKAKVNELRFYRLKAKKKMTSPNPEVRIRYKLEKAKRKEEWLIEKLRKFEVPKAPEEIYDPEILTEEELFFLKRTGEKKKNYVPVGRRGVFGGVVLNMHLHWKRHETVKVVCKPCRPGQVHEYAEELARLSKGIAIDIKANNVIIFYRGKNYVQPEVMSPPDTLSKSKALEKYKFEQSLEHTSEFIEKLEKELEDYHRHIALYRKGKEAAAENPTTNI, from the exons ATGCCCATATGTGAAACACTACAAGGCATTCCCCTCCTGT CTGTTGAACGTGAGGGTCgaacaaaagggaaaaatacacaAAAGCGGAAGAAGATGTCCAAAAAAGCGAAAGTAAATGAACTCAGGTTTTATCGTCTAAAGGCAAAGAAGAAGATGACATCACCGAATCCAGAAGTTAGGATTAGGTACAAGCTTGAAAAG gctaaaagaaaagaagaatggtTGATTGAGAAACTAAGGAAATTTGAGGTCCCCAAAGCTCCAGAAGAAATATATGATCCAGAAATACTGACCGAGGAGGAGCTGTTTTTCCTCAAGCGTACAGGTGAGAAAAAGAAGAACTATGTACCAGTTGGGAGACGCGGAGTATTTGGGGGTGTAGTTCTTAACATGCATCTTCACTGGAAGAGGCATGAAACTGTGAAGGTTGTTTGCAAGCCCTGCAGACCTGGACAGGTACATGAATATGCTGAGGAGCTAGCGCGGCTGAGTAAAGGCATTGCGATTGATATCAAAGCCAACAATGTTATAATATTCTACCGTGGAAAGAATTACGTACAGCCGGAGGTGATGTCACCTCCAGACACACTATCTAAGAGTAAG GCATTGGAGAAATATAAGTTTGAGCAGTCCCTTGAACACACAAGCGAGTTCATTGAGAAGCTGGAGAAGGAGTTGGAAGACTACCATAGGCACATTGCTCTCTACAGAAAGGGTAAAGAGGCTGCTGCCGAAAATCCCACAACTAATATCTGA